The Neodiprion lecontei isolate iyNeoLeco1 chromosome 2, iyNeoLeco1.1, whole genome shotgun sequence genome segment TCTAGACTCGGGCGGGGACTCGAGTGTCTGATGTGGAACATCCAGGATCCGAATAATGCAAATGAACGATTCCCTCCACCCCTCCACCCCCTCTCAACCCCCTGAtctgagttgaaaaaaatatccgatATCTGAAGACGAGATTGATCTTGAACCTGATTCCGAAACGGCGCGATTTCGTCGTAAGCTCGGCTTGACGCTTAtgcaaatttcgagtttacCTTCTTTTTTATATACGTCAGCTCGGCTTCGCTCGCGACGAGTCGACGGTCGGATGTGGCGTTCTGCGCGAGGACGGGGGTGAAAATCGAGCTTTCCGTTTGCTGTAGGGAGCTTTTTGTTGCCCCCGGTTTATTGGCTCGTTTCGAGACGGAATTAAAATTGCAACAATTTATATTCTGCGCGCAGAACGACCGGCCGATGACTGATTCCATCGATTGATGTCCCTGCCATTTGAAAGCCAGTTTCCTGGAAATTTTATCGGAAATTACTTGGCCCCACCCTGAAAAACTCTGGACGAACGTATTCCTTccatttctttctctctctctctctctctctctctctctctctgccgtctttgaattattttctcttcttaattCGAGTCTGACAAACCGTCACCAATCAGTGACAATCGAATCTGCTGTCAAAAACTCACAACAATTCTTCACAATTCCTGGAAATTCTAGTCCACCAATTAATTCTAAGCTCCAGTTAAGGTGTGTCGTAATTAGTTACAAGTCGCACGATGTGTACGCCACGTTCTTGGTTTCAATTGCGACGCGAATTCAAATACTACGCCTGAAACCCTGCGGAGCTTGCGCCCTTTGAAATAGTCTCAGCCAAGAGCTTTTCGGATGAGAGAAACGGAGAAGCGATGTACCAAAAACCGCGAATCAGGGCTTCTTCTGGTTTTTGCTCGTGAGACGATGAATAATTTCCGTTGATTAAAATTGTCGCATGTATCGCCATGAGAGATTATGCAAGCTCTGAAGTTATGAATATTGCGAATATACAataaggaaataataattttatcccGATTTAATACACCGAGTTATGTTATGTATTCTTTGATCCTCCTTCTCCATCTTTTAACTCTGAATACGTTTCCTACAAATATCATACACGTTGAGAATGTAAAGTAattttatgttttgtttaCGCAAGATTGTATAAATAAAGATGTTAGCCGATAATAACTGCTCTGTACCGTGATACTAGGTCAACAATTGAGAATAAAGAGCTGTTCTGTAAGGGtgaaagaaagtgaaaaaagaaaaagaaaagaaagaccACGGAGCGGTTGAGCGGtaatttcgttttattttttatgcggtgttttttttttcttcctctttttatATACCTTTTTGTGTGTACCTGCGGCTTGTGTATACATTTGTGTAGCGAATACGCCGAGGGTGAAACAAGCGAGCGCGGAAACGGGGGTTCACGGAAACGAAGGAGGAAAAACAGgggaagaaacgaaaatagtACTAATCAAATGAGAAAAACGTAATTAAtgagagagtaaaaaaaagaagactgAGATACGTTGGCATTTAAACCGCAGATTGATTGTCGTTGGCTGAGAATGATAAACATTCCGACATTTCAAGTTCGAATTACCtttgtatgttataattttacgCGACaaacgataaataaataaagtgaaaatcaCACTTTCAAATCTCATGTATCagcagaatttttatttcatgtaaTAAACCGATGAACGAATTACAATTTATGGAATATAAGATTGCAATTAGCTGTGCAAAcacaaaacaaaaaggaaGAAATCAGACTGCAAATAACATTTCCAACCAGGATGTTGGAGATTTTTTGTTGATGTTATTTCTGAGCTTATTCCAATAGgaatgtattaaaaatattcaaacaccTTGAACATCAGGGTGTAATTAAGTATACGgtgtttgttttcttgtttgaaaaaattgttttcaactcACATAACGGAGCAATTTTCCAGCTTGTCAAGTTTCCCATAACCGTAAAACAGTAGCCCTGATAGATAGTCGGTAGAGGGTTATAAATAACCCGACGAGATAATTACACGGAGCGTGGGTCCGCAATAAAATACTAAacaatgtttgtttttttttttttgtattttttctttttcgttacCAACGACTGTATTAATAATGTAGCGAACAGATTTACATCGGGGGTTTCGGGGCAAAAAATAGCTCTTCGCCGTGGACCGAGATGGATAGCAGTTTCCCCTCTTTCCACCCTCGATCCTCTCGTCCCAAATCCCTCTCACCCCATGGCTTACCCAGGGCTGCAAGGCGACTATACGACCGACCCACTATACGCCTAGTCGCTCGGCCGGCTATATACTCGGCCTGGAAACCAAAGACCCGTATTATATTGTAAGTCCATTAGGGTTTTTGTCATATCTTCCCGGTGCCTTTTTATTTCCCCGCTGGAAGAATGGAAGGAAGCAAGGAAACCCCAACGGGGAAACTCCATCGCCTTATTCGCACACCCCCGTGATACAGATGTCCGTGAAAACGGATGACGCATCCCTGCAAAATTACTCTCGTTAGTTTGGGCGAAACGCGCGAGAGAGGAAACGGAAGTTGACGCGGTTTCTTTTCCCTTCTTCGCACCCATCAATCTCACcatgaaattttgatatcgCCCATGTTCCAGGACTCTCCCTGGGCGGCGGCCTCTTCGTCCTGGCCTCCGCTCTCTCGGATGCCTCCCTCGAGCTGCCCCGGAAGTACAACGTCTTTCCCTCGACCTCCAGGTCGCAGTTCGACGAGAACGGTCTTCCGCAGTACCAGTACGGCTGGTGCCTCCAGCTTTCCGGCCTCGCCCTGATCCTCGCCGAAGTTGCCGCGCTGCTCACGGTGTCGGGTTACATGGCCCGTTTTCCCACCGTCGAGGACATGGTGAGTGGCCTCGCATTTTTTACGCACGAGAACGGACTGTGTCCGGCCTTTTCCGCCAAATCTGCAGATCGCAAATTGACGATGAACCGTTCGCCGGCCTAACTGCGTTAACCGCCGTGTTTCACGAATGTATCGATCATTATCGAGAGCGCTATCCGGTCGGTTAACAGCGCGCCATAATCCGTCTGGAAATTCGATTTCCCCATTTCGATCAGCCGGCACCAAGCCAGCCTCGACTAATCACCGGCTTAAATCGTTGGTCCGCATATGCAGTCGCGTTATAAAAACTCGAATGAGACAAAAAAGCCGGCTGCTTGAATCGTAGCTATCCAggctttaaaaaatttcacaaaaccCATATGCAGGGGGTGAAACGGCAGCGCGTGTAAACGATGCCGTGGTGCGACGTCACTGttaaaaaacattcaaacTTCCACTTCGTTCTCCAGGTGCGGGTCATGGTGCCGGGGGCCGAACGAAAGCTTCGGGAACAGCGAGGCCTCAGCTCCGAGTACCTCGTTAGAGCTCACCAAAAGTCTCCGGGACCACCGCAGAGTCGCGGATTTCACCAGGCAACAAAAGGTGAGCTCAAATTGCGACCTAGCCCCGCATACACGTATCACTTCGTCCGGACCAACTCGCCCTCTGTCCGGCAGAATCCTTTTCTCAAGATAAACAAGAAGAGAGGAGGACCGTGTACCCAGGTACCACACAGGTACCTACGTACACCGATGCATGATCCTTCTACGTCCTACGAGACGTGTGGTTGAATCGTATCGTCGTCCCGTTTCGTCTCTTCTTGTACTCCCTGAAACGTGTTTCCTCTCAAAATGCAATTCTAACGGAGTCGGGGTTGTGCCAATAGAAGGTGGATTCGTTTGATGGAGCTTGGTGAAAAGTTTGCGTACTTGACGATGTTCCGCTGATATTTGGTGAAAGGACTTCGTGAGAAGCTTATTCGCCAAGATGGATTTTTGATCTTTATTTAAACCGTTAGAAGGTGAAAACCGAACAAAGTCTGATTCATTGTGACAGCTTCATCGAACTTCGGATACCTATCGGCGATACTTTGGCACGAAAAGACCGATTAACGTGCTCACAGAAGTCCTAAATAGCGTTAGCTTTCGCGATTGACACAGCATAGGTAATCACCCGTCAATAAACAAcattcattagagctttaaaTCCTTTTACAGGCCCGCAACGTCTGCCGGAAGAGGGTACTTCACTGCTGTGCAAAACGGCCCCGGACATATGCGCGTCAAATCCGCAGGCGATAAGTTACGTGGACAAAACGGACCTGTCGAACATGTTGCCGGCGTACGGCGACAGCAACAAAGGCGTCGATCCGCGTTTCACGTTCGTCGACAAGCCAGAACAGAGCATAATCGACTCTCGACTGAGCGGATTCGCCGATAAAGAGAGTCTCATGGACTCGAGAATACTCTCGGGCTCGAGGCAGAACATGATCGCGTTTACCGACGGCAAGGATCACGCCGTCGGCGCCGAGCCAAGGTACACGGAATTTTCCGGCCGCGGTGAACAGAGCGTGGTCGATTCGAGACTCAGCGGTTTCGCCGACAAGGAAGGCCTCCTGGACTCGAGACTCGGCGGGTACGCGGAAAAGGGCGAGTCCCTCCTGGACACCTCCTTCGGGTTCGACACCCAGTACAACAGCCTGGCCGGACAGACGGTGCCCATAACACTGAAGCACCACCAGAACACGACGGTATCGGCGATCCAGTCGCAGTTCATATACCAGAACTTCGGGACCATCCACTCCGGCATCCTCGGGGTCTCGGAGCCGGGGACCAGCTCGAGTTCGAACTCGAGTCAGCGGAGCATGACGCTCCAGAACCCGAAGAGGAAGTCCCAGATCGCCCAGAACACGTTCAGCACCCTGGAGTGCGAGAAGCGGAAGCGTGGTCCCGGGGTGACCGGGAAGGGCGGCTACCACGCCGGAAGTGCCGTATGACCGCCGCCGCCTCCCTCGACGCCCAGGTAACTCCGCGAGGACGAAACGCCGCTCTAGCTTTTCCGTTTTCGAAGAGGGATCACGGAGGGCGGTTCGCCTC includes the following:
- the LOC107225550 gene encoding uncharacterized protein LOC107225550 isoform X2, translated to MRRRLRPGCPRRPDNGAPWTGLAPHRGTSLRSEFTPDLCSLRNGPIQARSLQSLPDYRQARKFDRRISAPFQVVAVALILAGTISALIGHCYSDYRTLIACGLFLLGGLSLGGGLFVLASALSDASLELPRKYNVFPSTSRSQFDENGLPQYQYGWCLQLSGLALILAEVAALLTVSGYMARFPTVEDMVRVMVPGAERKLREQRGLSSEYLVRAHQKSPGPPQSRGFHQATKGPQRLPEEGTSLLCKTAPDICASNPQAISYVDKTDLSNMLPAYGDSNKGVDPRFTFVDKPEQSIIDSRLSGFADKESLMDSRILSGSRQNMIAFTDGKDHAVGAEPRYTEFSGRGEQSVVDSRLSGFADKEGLLDSRLGGYAEKGESLLDTSFGFDTQYNSLAGQTVPITLKHHQNTTVSAIQSQFIYQNFGTIHSGILGVSEPGTSSSSNSSQRSMTLQNPKRKSQIAQNTFSTLECEKRKRGPGVTGKGGYHAGSAV
- the LOC107225550 gene encoding uncharacterized protein LOC107225550 isoform X1, with amino-acid sequence MCCSGEGPAGSGGSNMTRCGVVCGLAALAALTTALLGPAWLHTEERLFVPNLPQTFAASVTVRFKLGLFRACPTIVKPANLTADIKTPPCSNIRYNSTDDVKSPELGFGHLDFAPTVVSRIRISAPFQVVAVALILAGTISALIGHCYSDYRTLIACGLFLLGGLSLGGGLFVLASALSDASLELPRKYNVFPSTSRSQFDENGLPQYQYGWCLQLSGLALILAEVAALLTVSGYMARFPTVEDMVRVMVPGAERKLREQRGLSSEYLVRAHQKSPGPPQSRGFHQATKGPQRLPEEGTSLLCKTAPDICASNPQAISYVDKTDLSNMLPAYGDSNKGVDPRFTFVDKPEQSIIDSRLSGFADKESLMDSRILSGSRQNMIAFTDGKDHAVGAEPRYTEFSGRGEQSVVDSRLSGFADKEGLLDSRLGGYAEKGESLLDTSFGFDTQYNSLAGQTVPITLKHHQNTTVSAIQSQFIYQNFGTIHSGILGVSEPGTSSSSNSSQRSMTLQNPKRKSQIAQNTFSTLECEKRKRGPGVTGKGGYHAGSAV